One window from the genome of Epinephelus fuscoguttatus linkage group LG3, E.fuscoguttatus.final_Chr_v1 encodes:
- the pcm1 gene encoding pericentriolar material 1 protein isoform X4 translates to MATGGTPFDDSAEELHNWTVTNGSLEDRLNNLDWGVQQKKANRSSEKNRKKLSAAVVESRLTNDISPESTPGAGRRRARTPHSFPHIKYTTQMSVPDQAELDKLRQRINFTDLDERSIGSDSQGRATAANNQRQLGGENKKPYNFLPLHVNTNKSKELLPPSSSAPATPAITKETKKQSPGFRDTLTPLVPTKETPRLSRGGVERVPLAHREYGRAEPRIDSSQVVSKLVQIREYISKASSMRDDLVEKNDVPANVERLSHLIDHLKQQEKSYLRFLQKMLTRENEEDDVGTLDSAVGSGSLAESTSLNIEVRSSDASNATGGRPETVRADQKEELENLRKQHELLKKMLEQQEQLRALQGRQEALMAMQDSAEQALAVIEDTVVTETTGSVSGLSITSELNDELNDLIQRFHNQLHDSQTKAVPDNRRQAESLSLSREVCWSRTPQAVGPPQHRPLLHSASGPHTDLDTGATAASAKLTKLQELQDKKQTMDKILQELHSLRDQTLNNNSCRGLSLQCSLSMGGSSDCPSALCSNGASASTPFHPSLTQHQDSSNSTDKLRKLKEVHKRLNELRELVQYYEQTSDMMVDAVNENVKEDDDDEEEEEEEDETEDGSMFEAMFDSEQENRQPVTNIRNPQRSGNWTDLNSLTNRHSVRSSATNNRDGRLNTECEINNRSAANLRSLNIPSAIDCQYNRDTPYNQVKVDDEDEDCLDNDEGAQAVAPDSEASGSSRRSSLGNNGGFSQKVHRHTAKQKLRQLQELVAMVQSDDTDVTTANEDEALHQQPNNTRAAVAGSLGAGSKQNPRELTLSSKAREKLYEEKLRQQKQELKQLHEERQKLIEIQGKIQDLQWACPDLQSSVSSSVSQQGLLRKVPIAVSTPASVLASSSSGPKTNSAVLKPTAPEAASVTDNELWSEMRRHQILREELRQRRKHLESLMAEHQRRSGLSDSPRRIDDSEGLATPSQSVSRDERTMATWGSTPCHLDDDDEEEEEDEDEDEYRSEMGAEEDEEHEECAESSSDDDIHIYSSSRNQCSYSNRKNQGSNLKPPPAFSGEGSGNQSLYNKTKAKQQQQQQSRSLNQSSTSQRGGTRRQENLRWASELSVAEGSCQWQEQVNQLQRQLDFSTSMCQTLLQDQQTLSYMLQTLLTGQYSVLPNNLSSPQVHLVMHQLNQCYTQLAWQQNNVQRLKQVLNDLLRQQQQQQHQQASSAAGWQTQKHGSYQESSSAPSASPGVFLPFSSTLHPSTNNMSTAALSPLPPSFNLYPLFPAPMGEFPQGATSQVTSDHQKQQLDPNTSIKTEYMSFPPPLQRSPLNTTTERGSSSWLKTYTNNTAQHHQSKTEPHESPSSSPTFACRHPQPQEFDRASQESFSSMLDPVDPTTITKTFKAGRKASAQANLASRTKTPNSKSRRRRSKGHKNSEGQESDSVSSIADFVQERAALSHQKDQNKSLLDKLTQEKLDSKTKLGNKRNDLSSAYAWRTPFLSNRIACTEAPDASSDFSLFEALRETIYSEVATLISQNESRPHFLIELFHELQLLNTDYLRQRALYSLQDIVTRHLAEKSAAEDRLPPLGPVTWAAGSQSELTPSESLATSDAEVVEKNLRLTQDTMKKRDDAESVDNESTMSTSSNLEPFANDDLGNTVIHLDKALARIREYERMKLKAEFNPYNANSADAGGSEVSNAEHPSANPADLVKGAAAGDARCPQIDTQQLDRQIKAIMTEVIPFLKENMDEVCSLQLLTSVRRMVLTLTQQNDESKEFVRFFHRQLGGILQDSLSKFVGRTLKDCGEDLLVEISEILFNELAFFRLMQDLDNSSSIALAAKHKHKKRAEQPSKVKHSLKENTAAGGDKSVSPAYTDEDKDQDEAEQEGDSTLQELYLQTEMKNSRSSEASEVEEEDEDEGDGQGIPLSISLSKAETQALTNYGSGEDENEEEEMEEFEAGPVDVQTSLQASADGQVEQDVTATGPTPSETQETKAEQRSLENEGEINRSVGTVDSTVEDHDMAECQSPEEESKAGAAAASEGSSHEVSHDQDVPKESTTTSSPDTDSPVMINVDEMGSGNTSQKSDEEDFVKVDDLPLQLTVMCEEELQKRIVEEQQNNNLSVEILNGNTESLTGLVGNAQALKEPDTVGAQSV, encoded by the exons ATGGCAACTGGAGGCACTCCTTTTGATGACAGTGCAGAGGAGCTGCACAACTGGACTGTAACCAATGGCAGTCTGGAAGATAGACTCAACAATCTG GACTGGGGTGTTCAGCAGAAGAAAGCCAACCGATCTTCAGAGAAGAACAGGAAGAAACTGTCAGCTGCGGTGGTGGAGAGCCGCCTGACTAACGATATTTCACCAGAGTCCACCCCTGGGGCTGGTCGCAGGAGAGCACGCACTCCTCATTCTTTTCCCCACATCAAGTACACCACTCAGATGTCTGTCCCGGACCAGGCTGAGCTGGACAAGCTGCGTCAGAGAATCAATTTCACAGACCTGGATGAG AGGAGCATCGGCAGTGACTCTCAAGGGCGTGCCACAGCTGCCAACAACCAGCGTCAGTTAGGTGGAGAGAACAAGAAGCCCTACAACTTCCTACCTCTGCATGTAAACACTAACAAAAGCAAGGAGCtgctccctccctcttcctctgcccCAGCCACACCAGCCATCACCAAGGAAACTAAGAAGCAGAGCCCAGGATTCAGGGACACGTTAACCCCTTTGGTTCCCACCAAGGAGACACCGAGGCTCAGCCGTGGTGGCGTCGAGAGAGTGCCTTTAGCGCACAGAGAATACGGGAGAGCAGAGCCGAGAATAGACAGCAGTCAg GTGGTGAGCAAACTGGTACAGATCCGGGAGTACATCAGTAAGGCCAGCTCCATGCGGGACGACCTAGTGGAGAAGAATGATGTGCCGGCCAACGTGGAGCGACTCTCCCATCTCATCGACCACCTCAAGCAGCAGGAGAAGTCCTACTTACGGTTCCTGCAGAAAATGCTG ACACGGGAGAATGAGGAGGACGATGTGGGGACCCTGGATTCTGCTGTGGGCTCAGGTTCACTGGCAGAGAGCACTTCTCTTAACATTGAGGTCCGCTCTTCAGATGCCTCAAATGCAACG GGCGGGAGGCCAGAAACAGTGCGAGCTGACCAGAAGGAAGAGTTGGAGAATTTGCGTAAGCAGCACGAGCTGCTGAAGAAGATGCTGGAGCAGCAGGAACAGCTCAGGGCCCTGCAGGGCCGACAGGAAGCACTAATGGCCATGCAGGACAGTGCAGAGCAGGCACTTGCTGTGATTGAAGACACTG TTGTCACAGAAACCACCGGCAGTGTTTCTGGACTGAGCATCACATCAGAACTGAATGATGAGTTAAACGATTTGATCCAGCGGTTCCATAACCAGCTACATGACTCACAG ACTAAAGCAGTGCCAGACAACCGTCGCCAGGCAGAGAGCCTTTCCCTCTCAAGAGAGGTGTGCTGGTCCAGGACTCCACAGGCTGTCGGTCCACCTCAACACAGGCCTCTCCTGCATTCTGCCTCCGGTCCCCACACTGACCTAGACACGGGGGCGACAGCTGCCAGTGCCAAACTCACAAAGCTCCAAGAGCTCCAGGACAAAAAGCAAACCATGGACAAGATCCTGCAGGAGCTGCATTCACTCAGAGACCAGACACTCAACAACAACTCAT GTCGTGGCTTGTCATTACAGTGCAGTCTAAGCATGGGAGGATCTTCAGATTGTccatctgctctctgctctAATGGGGCGTCAGCTTCCACCCCCTTTCATCCTTCACTCACGCAACACCAGGATAGCTCGAATTCCACAGACAAGCTCAG GAAGCTAAAGGAGGTCCACAAGCGTTTGAATGAGCTGCGGGAGTTGGTTCAGTACTATGAGCAGACCTCTGATATGATGGTGGATGCGGTCAATGAGAATGTGAAAGAGGATGATGacgatgaggaagaggaggaggaggaggatgagacaGAAGATGGCTCTATGTTTGAGGCCATGTTTGACTCTGAGCAGGAGAACCGCCAGCCTGTAACTAACATCAG AAACCCACAGCGCAGTGGGAACTGGACAGACCTGAACAGCCTGACCAACAGACACAGTGTCAGGAGCAGTGCCACAAACAACCGTGATGGCAGACTCAACACTGAGTGTGAGATCAACAACCGCTCAGCAGCCAACCTCCGCAGCCTCAACATCCCCTCGGCCATAG ACTGCCAGTACAATAGGGACACCCCCTATAATCAGGTGAAGGttgatgatgaggatgaagaCTGTCTCGATAATGATGAAGGGGCACAGGCTGTGGCTCCAGACAGTGAGGCATCGGGCTCTAGTCGAAGAAGCAGTCTGGGGAACAATGGAGGGTTTTCCCAGAAGGTTCATCGGCACACAGCAAAGCAGAAACTTCGGCAGCTTCAGGAGCTGGTTGCCATGGTTCAG AGTGATGACACTGACGTCACAACAGCTAATGAGGATGAAGCTTTGCACCAACAGCCAAATAATACCAGAGCTGCTGTAGCTGGGTCTTTGGGGGCCGGATCTAAACAGAATCCCAGAGAGCTCACTCTCTCCAGCAAGGCCAG GGAGAAGCTGTATGAGGAGAAGCTGCGTCAGCAGAAGCAGGAGCTGAAGCAGCTCCATGAAGAGCGCCAGAAGCTAATTGAAATCCAGGGCAAGATCCAGGACCTGCAGTGGGCTTGCCCTGACCTCCAG TCATCTGTATCCAGCTCAGTGAGTCAGCAGGGCTTGCTGAGGAAGGTTCCAATTGCAGTTTCGACTCCAGCCAGTGTCCtggcttcctcctcctctggacCCAAAACTAACTCAGCTGTCCTCAAACCCACTGCTCCAGAAGCTGCTTCAGTCACTGACAATGAG CTATGGTCCGAGATGCGTCGTCACCAGATCTTGAGGGAAGAACTGCGACAGCGCAGAAAGCACCTAGAGTCCTTGATGGCCGAACACCAGAGGCGGAGTGGTCTCAGTGACTCTCCCAGGCGGATTGATGACTCAGAAGGCCTTGCTACACCCTCACAGTCTGTCAGTAGGGATGAAAG GACAATGGCCACCTGGGGTTCCACTCCCTGCCatcttgatgatgatgatgaggaggaggaggaggatgaagatgaggatgaaTATCGCTCAGAGATGGGTGCagaagaggatgaggagcaTGAAGAATGTGCAGAGAGCAGCTCTGATGACGATATCCACATCTACTCATCCAGCAGGAACCAGTGCTCCTACAGCAACAGGAAGAACCAAGGAAG caacctgaAGCCTCCGCCAGCCTTCTCAGGTGAAGGTAGTGGCAATCAGTCTCTTTATAACAAGACTAAggccaagcagcagcagcagcagcagtccagAAGTTTGAACCAGTCTTCGACCAGCCAGCGTGGAGGTACACGGCGACAAGAGAACCTGCGCTGGGCCTCTGAGCTCTCCGTTGCCGAGGGCTCGTGTCAGTGGCAGGAACAGGTCAACCAGCTGCAGAGACAGCTGGACTTCAGCACCAGCATGTGCCAGACACTCCTGCAGGACCAGCAG ACACTCTCTTATATGTTGCAAACCCTGCTGACAGGTCAGTACAGTGTGTTACCCAACAACCTGTCATCACCACAGGTCCACCTGGTCATGCACCAGCTCAACCAGTGTTACACGCAGCTGGCTTGGCAGCAGAACAATGTACAAAG ACTAAAGCAGGTCCTGAATGACCTTCTccgccagcagcagcaacagcagcatcagcaggcCTCCTCAGCAGCAGGTTGGCAGACACAGAAGCACGGCTCATACCAGGAATCCAGCTCCGCTCCCTCAGCTTCCCCTGGCGTTTTCCTCCCCTTCTCCTCAACCCTGCATCCTTCAACCAACAATATGTCAACTGCTGCCTTATCCCCACTCCCTCCCA GCTTTAACTTATATCCGCTCTTCCCTGCTCCCATGGGCGAGTTCCCTCAGGGTGCGACAAGTcaggtgacctctgaccaccagaAGCAGCAGCTAGACCCCAACACCTCAATCAAAACTGAGTACATGAGTTTTCCTCCTCCGCTGCAGCGTTCTCCTCTGAACACCACCACAGAAAGAGG ATCATCTAGCTGGCTCAAAACCTACACAAACAACACCGCCCAGCATCACCAATCTAAAACAGAGCCCCACgagtctccctcctcctcccccacctTTGCCTGCCGCCACCCCCAACCTCAAGAATTTGACAGGGCATCACAGGAAAGCTTCAGCAGCATGCTTGATCCCGTTGATCCCACCACCATCACAAAGACTTTTAAGGCTGGACGCAAGGCCTCTGCACAAGCCAACCTGGCCTCACGGACTAAGACGCCCAATTCTAAGAGTCGTCGTAGGAGGAGCAAAGGGCACAAGAACAGTGAAG GCCAGGAGAGTGACAGTGTCAGCAGCATTGCAGACTTTGTCCAGGAGAGGGCAGCCTTGTCTCATCAGAAGGATCAGAACAAAAGTCTGCTGGACAAGCTGACTCAAGAGAAACTCGACAGCAAAACTAAGCTCGGGAACAAACGAAACGACCTCTCCTCTG CCTATGCTTGGAGAACACCCTTCCTCTCTAACAGAATTGCATGCACAGAAGCACCAG ATGCAAGCAGTGACTTCTCACTGTTCGAGGCGCTGAGGGAGACAATCTACTCTGAAGTGGCTACTCTGATATCCCAGAATGAGTCCCGTCCTCACTTTCTCATCGAGCTCTTCCATGAGCTACAGCTGCTCAACACAGACTACTTACGGCAGAGGGCACTGTATTCCCTCCAG GATATAGTGACGAGACACCTGGCAGAGAAGAGTGCAGCTGAGGACCGTTTGCCCCCTCTTGGTCCTGTGACGTGGGCTGCAGGCTCTCAGTCTGAGCTCACACCCAGTGAGAGTCTGGCAACCAGTGACGCT gaggtggtggagaagAACTTGAGGCTCACACAGGACACGATGAAGAAGAGAGATGATGCAGAATCTGTGGACAATGAAAGCACCATGTCAACCTCCTCCAATCTGGAACCATTTGCAAACGATGACCTGG GCAACACGGTGATTCATTTAGACAAAGCTCTGGCCAGGATTAGGGAGTATGAGCGCATGAAGCTTAAGGCTGAGTTTAACCCCTACAACGCCAATTCTGCAGATGCAGGTGGCTCTGAAGTCTCAAACGCTGAACATCCCTCTGCTAACCCTGCTGACCTAGTGAAAG GAGCTGCAGCTGGTGATGCGCGCTGCCCTCAGATTGACACCCAGCAGTTGGATCGTCAGATTAAAGCCATCATGACAGAAGTCATTCCTTTCCTTAAG gAGAACATGGATGAGGTGTGCTCCCTCCAGCTGCTGACATCTGTGCGGCGCATGGTCCTCACTCTCACCCAACAGAATGATGAAAGCAAGGAGTTTGTCCGCTTTTTCCACAGACAGCTGGGAGGCATACTGCAG GACTCGCTTAGTAAATTTGTGGGCCGTACTCTAAAGGATTGCGGGGAGGACCTTCTGGTGGAGATCTCTGAGATCCTCTTCAACGAACTCGCCTTCTTTAGGCTCATGCAGGATTtggataacagcagcagcatcgcCTTGGCtgccaaacacaaacataagaAGAGAGCTGAACAACCCAGTAAAGTAAAGCACAGTCTTAAG GAAAATACTGCAGCCGGTGGTGATAAATCAGTATCTCCAGCCTACACAGATGAAGACAAG GACCAAGATGAGGCTGAGCAGGAAGGTGATTCTACCCTCCAGGAGCTTTACCTGCAGACAGAGATGAAGAACAGCCGCAGCAGTGAAGCTTCagaagtggaggaggaagatgaagatgaaggggATGGACAGGGAATCCCTCTGTCAATCA GTCTTTCCAAAGCAGAGACTCAGGCCCTGACAAACTACGGCAGTGGAGAGGATGAGAACGAGGAGGAGGAAATGGAGGAGTTTGAAGCTGGACCTGTCGATGTTCAGACATCATTGCAGGCTTCTGCTGATGGACAGGTGGAGCAGGACGTCACTGCGACA GGGCCGACACCAAGCGAAACCCAGGAGACCAAAGCTGAGCAGAGGAGTTTAGAGAATGAGGGTG AAATCAACAGGTCAGTGGGGACAGTGGATTCCACAGTTGAGGACCACGACATGGCGGAGTGCCAGAGTCCTGAGGAGGAGAGCAAAGCTggggctgctgctgcatcaGAAGGAAGCTCTCATGAAGTCTCCCATGATCAGGATGTCCCCAAGGAGTCGACCACCACTAGCAGCCCTGACACAGACTCACCCGTCATGATCAATGTAGAT GAGATGGGCTCAGGTAACACCAGTCAGAAATCTGACGAGGAAGACTTTGTGAAGGTGGATGATTTACCATTGCAGCTTACGGTCATGTGTGAG GAGGAGCTACAGAAGAGAATAGTGGAGGAACAGCAGAATAACAACTTGTCTGTGGAGATCCTCAATGGGAACACTGAATCGCTAACTGGGCTGGTGGGGAATGCACAGGCACTGAAGGAACCAG ACACTGTTGGTGCCCAGAGTGTGTAA